Proteins encoded in a region of the Salminus brasiliensis chromosome 2, fSalBra1.hap2, whole genome shotgun sequence genome:
- the dhtkd1 gene encoding 2-oxoadipate dehydrogenase complex component E1, with protein sequence MSAGIMLKNVHKLRYPLGVSRALLYHTERGVYGYKPRKGNQEGDSELSQLDHFSSLNQDHGLARLVEAYRTHGHKAAKINPLLPHSPVSEKVPEISLLNGTVQGVLNTTGLKHFGKAKATTEEVVAYLENTYCGRISVETSQLQSLTERVWFADRFEELKKESFSAEERKQLAKLMLESQEFDHFLATKFATVKRYGGEGAESMMGFFFELFRSAAKSGVTDVVMGMPHRGRLNLLTGLLRFPPELMFRKMRGLSEFPEHSPSIGDVLSHLTSSIELEVGAGHPLHVTLLPNPSHLEAINPVTQGKTRGRQQVKQDGDYSNDAQALPGDKVICLQVHGDASFSGQGIVPETFTLSNLPHFRVGGSIHLIVNNQVGYTTPSERGRSSLYCSDVGKMVDCAVIHVNGDDAEEVLRATRLAVEYQRRFRKDVIVDLLCYRQWGHNELDEPFFTNPAMYRIIRSRKSIPDSYADQLVSEGLMTEEECGHIKTACYSMLNDRLANMTFYSPPPTNLQGRWGDLVEPQNRVSSWDTGVAVPLLQFVGAKSVDIPEEIQMHGHLRKTHVQSRLQKLEEGTKLDWSTAEALAFGTLLCQGFNVRISGQDVGRGTFSQRHAMVVCQETSEMYIPLNNIDPQQRGYLEVCNSALSEEAVLGFEYGMSIAQPKLLPIWEAQFGDFFNGAQIIFDTFLSGGEAKWLLQSGMVILLPHGYDGAGPEHSSCRIERFLQMCDSKEEGVDGDTVNMAVVNPTTPAQYFHLLRRQMIRNFRKPLIVASPKTLLRFSGAVSSLEEMGPGTSFKSVIGDASVNPESVLRVLLCSGKHYYALLKQRDTLPEACKNTALIRVEELCPFPTDALQQELRKYSNAKEFIWSQEEPQNMGCWSFVSPRFEKQLACKLRVISRPALPAPAVGIGTLHNQQHEAILTASFS encoded by the exons ATGTCCGCGGGCATTATGCTAAAGAATGTACATAAACTTAGATATCCGCTGGGGGTCTCCAGAGCGCTGTTATATCACACGGAAAGAGGCGTTTACGGTTATAAACCGCGAAAAGGGAATCAGGAAGGAGACAGTGAGCTGTCCCAGCTAGACCATTTCTCCTCACTGAATCAAG ACCATGGACTGGCGAGACTGGTGGAGGCCTATCGGACACATGGGCACAAGGCTGCTAAAATTAACCCTTTACTCCCCCACTCGCCTGTCTCGGAGAAGGTGCCAGAAATCTCCCTCTTAAATGGCACCGTCCAAGGAGTCCTGAACACAACCG GTTTAAAGCACTTTGGGAAAGCAAAGGCCACCACAGAGGAAGTGGTAGCGTACTTGGAGAACACCTATTGTGGGAGGATCTCTGTGGAGACCAGCCAGCTGCAGAGTCTAACGGAGAGAGTGTGGTTTGCAGACCGCTTTGAGGAGCTCAAGAAAGAGTCTTTCTCTGCTGAGGAGAGAAAGCAGCTGGCAAAACTCATGCTTGAATCACAG GAGTTTGACCACTTCTTAGCCACCAAGTTTGCTACAGTGAAACGCTATGGAGGAGAGGGAGCGGAGAGCATGATGGGATTTTTCTTTGAGTTGTTCCGTTCTGCAGCCAAAAGTGGAGTGACCGACGTGGTTATGGGAATGCCTCACCGTGGACGACTGAACTTGCTTACTGGACTTTTGCGTTTCCCACCCGAG TTGATGTTTCGTAAAATGAGGGGTCTGAGCGAGTTTCCAGAGCATTCGCCTTCCATCGGGGATGTGCTGTCCCACCTGACCTCCTCCATTGAGCTGGAAGTGGGTGCTGGACACCCGCTTCACGTCACATTGCTGCCCAACCCCTCCCACCTGGAGGCTATCAACCCAGTAACGCAGGGGAAGACCCGTGGCCGACAGCAGGTCAAACAGGATGGGGACTACTCTAATGATGCGCAAGCTCTGCCCGGAGACAAAGTCATCTGTCTGCAG GTTCATGGCGATGCCTCATTCTCAGGCCAGGGAATTGTACCAGAGACCTTCACTCTGTCAAACCTCCCTCACTTTAGAGTTGGTGGAAGTATTCATCTCATTGTGAATAATCAAGTGGGCTATACCACTCCTTCTGAGAGGGGTCGCTCATCATTATACTGCAGTGATGTTG GTAAGATGGTGGACTGTGCTGTGATCCATGTGAATGGAGATGATGCTGAGGAGGTACTCAGAGCAACGCGACTGGCCGTGGAGTACCAGAGGCGTTTCAGGAAGGATGTTATAGTAGACCTGCTGTGTTACCGCCAGTGGGGTCACAATGAGCTGGACGAGCCCTTTTTCACAAACCCAGCCATGTACCGAATCATCCG CTCAAGGAAGAGCATCCCTGATTCATACGCTGACCAGCTGGTTTCTGAGGGGCTGATGACGGAAGAAGAGTGCGGGCACATCAAGACAGCTTGCTACTCCATGCTCAATGACCGACTCGCGAACATGACCTTCTACAGCCCTCCACCCACCAACCTCCAGGGCCGCTGGGGGGATCTTGTGGAGCCTCAGAACAGAGTTTCATCCTGGGATACTGGTGTGGCTGTACCTCTACTTCAGTTTGTGGGGGCCAAGTCGGTGGATATTCCTGAGGAGATCCAGATGCATGGTCACCTGAGGAAGACACATGTGCAG TCTAGGTTGCAGAAACTTGAAGAGGGAACCAAGCTAGACTGGTCCACTGCAGAGGCCCTGGCTTTCGGCACACTTCTTTGCCAGG gcTTCAATGTGCGGATCAGTGGCCAGGATGTGGGCCGTGGTACATTTAGCCAGCGCCATGCGATGGTTGTGTGCCAGGAGACCAGTGAGATGTACATCCCTCTCAATAACATTGACCCTCAACAGAGAGGCTACCTGGAG GTGTGTAATAGTGCACTGTCTGAAGAGGCAGTGTTGGGTTTTGAGTATGGGATGAGTATTGCACAGCCAAAACTGCTGCCCATCTGGGAGGCTCAGTTTGGAGATTTCTTCAACGGCGCTCAAATCATCTTTGACACCTTTCTTTCTGGAG GTGAAGCGAAGTGGTTGCTGCAGAGTGGCATGGTGATCCTGCTGCCCCATGGCTATGATGGAGCTGGACCCGAACATTCATCCTGTCGAATTGAACGTTTCTTGCAG ATGTGTGACAGCAAAGAGGAAGGAGTTGATGGTGATACAGTGAACATGGCGGTGGTGAATCCTACAACACCTGCTCAGTACTTTCACCTTCTGAGGAGACAAATGATCCGAAACTTTCGCAAACCACTCATCGTGGCTTcacccaaaacactgctgaggttttct GGGGCAGTGTCAAGCCTGGAAGAGATGGGCCCAGGCACTTCCTTCAAGTCTGTAATTGGCGATGCCTCTGTAAATCCTGAAAG TGTGCTGCGGGTGCTTCTTTGCTCAGGCAAGCACTATTATGCACTGCTGAAGCAGAGGGACACGTTGCCCGAGGCATGTAAGAACACAGCGCTGATcagagtggaggagctgtgcCCCTTCCCCACAGATGCCCTGCAACAGGAGCTCCGCAAATATAGCAACGCCAAAG